DNA sequence from the Pseudomonas fluorescens Q2-87 genome:
TGCGAATCTCGCGCTCGACGCCGTGTCGCGGCAGATCGCTCGCCAAATGAGAGCCGGCTGTCTCTATCTGCTAGGGCCTGGCACAACGACGCGACGGGTCATGAATGCGCTGGGCTTGTCGGCGACGCTGCTCGGCGTGGACGCGGTAATAGACGGCGCTCTCGTTGGTGCCGACCTCAACGAGCAGGCATTGCTCCAGCTCATGGAGGACCACGAAACCCGCATCATCGTCGGCGTGCTGGGGGGACATGGCAGCTTGTTTGGGCGTGGCAATCAGCAGCTCAGCGCCGAGGTCATCCGCAGGGCAGGGCGCGACAACATCATTGTCGTCGCCCCCATGGAAAAGCTGCTGTCGCTGGAGGCCGGCTGTTTGCGTGTCGACACCGGGGACACCGAAGTCGATGCCCTGCTTAGCGGCTACCTGCAAGTGCACACCGGGCCCGAGCGGTCCGTTTTCTTCAGGGTCCGATCCTGATCATTTGTCCCACCCGCAAACCGAGGATAACCCCATGAGCAATCATGTCGCCCACCCCTACATGGCGAACTCCGTACCTGCACTCAAGCAAGCAATGCTCGACTCGATCGGTGTCGACAGCATCGAGGCGTTGTTCCAGCAAATTCCACAGGCTCATCGCCTGCAACGTCCGATCAACCTGCCGCCAACACTGAACGAGAGCGAGTTGCGTCGGCATCTGATCAGCACGCTGTCGAAGAATAAAACCTGCGAGCAGAACCTCAATTTTCTCGGCGCCGGTTGTTGGCAGCATCACGTTCCTGCCGCGTGTGACGAAGTGGTACGGCGCAACGAGTGGTTGACGTCGGTGTTCGGCGAACCGAGCTCTGATCACGGTCGCAACCAAGCCTGGTTCGAATTCTGCAGCCAGCTCGGCGAGCTTTTGAACATGGACCTGGTTGGCCTGCCCGTGCGCAGTTGGGGCTGCGCTGCGGGCCATGCCCTTCGCATGGCCACGCGCATCACCGGGCGCAACGAAGTGGCAGTGGTGCGCGCCATCGATCCGGAACGGCTGTCGATCATCCGCAACTACTGCGAACCCATCGACATGCCCAGCCATATCACCGTGCGGCTCGTTGACTACGATCCGGCAACCGGCCTGCTCGATCTCAGTCACCTACGAGCTTCGATAGGGGCGCAAACGGCGGCGGTCTATTTCGAGACGCCGTCCTATTTCGGCGTGATCGAGCAGCAGGGTGCCGAAATCGCCGCTATTGCCCACGAGGCGGGGGCTGAAGTAATTGTCGGTGTCGATCCCATTTCCCTGGGCGTGCTGGCCGCGCCGATCGATTTCGGAGCGGACATCGTCGTTGGGACCACCCAGCCGCTGGGGGTGCATATGCATTGTGGCGGCGGCGTCAGTGGCTTCATCGCCACGCGGGACGAAGAGCGTTATGCCCACCAGTATCCGACGCTGTTCATCAGCATCGGCGAGACCACGCAGCCCGGCGAATACGGCTTTGGCCTGAGCCTGTTCGAGCAGTCGTCCTATGGCTTGCGCGACAAGGGCAACGATTGGACCGGGCACTCGGTGTACATGTGGGCCATCGCCAATGCGGTCTACATGGCACTGATGGGGCCAAAAGGCTTTGAAGACGTGGGCAATCTCATCCTGCAGCGGAGTCACTACGCGGCGAAGCTGCTGGGCGAAATCCCTGGGGTGCGCGTCACGTTCCCGAGCGGTTTTTTCAAGGAGTTCGTGGTGGATTTCTCCGCAACCGGGCTCAGCGTGAAGGACATCAACAAGCAGCTTCTGGCGCAGGGGATTTTCGGCGGCAAAGACCTGACGCAGGACTTTCCAGAACTGGGGGCTAGCGCCCTCTACTGCGTCACGGAGATTCACACACTGGCGGACCTTGAGCGTCTGGCCGCTGCACTCAAAGGGGTCATCGCACAATGAACACACCACTCAAGCAATACCATGCTCCCGTCTGGAGCGAACCGGTCATTCTGGAAATGGGTTATCCCGGGCGCCGTGGGGTGATTTTTTCCACCGCAGAAGAAGCGGTGCAAGCGGCCGTCGGCAGCGGCGCCGATCTGGTTCCGGCCAAGATGCGCCGTTCGCGCAAACCGGCATTGCCGGAAATGTCCGAGCCCGAGGTGCTGTATCACTATCTGCGCCTGTCGCAGCAGACCCTGGGCATGATGAATATCAGCCTGTTCGGCACCTGCACCATGAAATACAACGCTCAGATCAACGAGGCGACGGCATGGCGGCCGGAAATCACCCACGTGCATCCTTATCAGGACGAGGACACCTTGCAAGGCGCACTTGAAGTGGTGCATGGCATGGACATGATCCTGCGTGAATTGTCCGGGATGGATCAGTTCATTTTCCAAGCGGGTGGCGGTGCCGATGCCGCTTACACCAGTTGCGCGGTGACCCGTGCCTACCACGCCTCCAAAGGCGAGCTGGCGCAGCGTGACGAGATCATCACCACGATCCAGACGCACCCGAGCAGCGCCGCCACTGCCGCCGCTGCCGGCTTCAAGGTCGTCACACTGATGATTGAGGAGAACGGTTACCCATCGCTCGAATCGCTCAAGGCTGCGGTGTCCAATCGCACCGCAGCGCTGATGGTGAACAATCCCGATGACATGGGCGTGTATAACCCCGAGATCCGCGAGTGGGTGCGGGTGGTGCACGAGGCGGGCGGCTTGTGCTTCTACGATCACGCCAACTTCAACGGTGCGATGACCAGGATTCGCGCCCGTGAACTCGGTTTCGACGCATGCATGTTCATGTTGCACAAGACCTTCGGCGCGCCGAAAAGTGGCGTAGGCGGGCCAGCGGTCGGAGCTTATGGGTGCTCGGCGCAGCTCGCGCCTTTCCTCCCGGCTCCGGTGGTGGCATTCGACGGGGAGCGTTATCGCCTCGATCATGATCGCCCGCAGAGCACCGGCAAGATACGCGAGTTCTGGGGCAACGTTCCGGTGGTTCTCAAGGCCTACGCCTGGTCGCGGGCGATGGGCGCAGAAGGCATGGCGCAGGCCTCTGATATCTCCGTCCTGGCCAACAACTACATGGAAAAAGGGCTGTTGGCGATTCGCGGCGTGACCCGGTCTCACCCCGAAGCAACGAGCCCGCGTATGGAGATGACGCGCTACAGTCTCGAGCAGCTCAAGGAAGACACCGGGGTTGACGTCCATGATGTGCAGAATCGCATGAGCGATTTCGGCATCGATCCGATGTGGAGCAGCCATCACCCCTGGCTGGTGCCGGAGCCGTTCACGCCAGAACCGGGGGAAATGTATGGCAAAGAAGCGCTGGATACTTGGATTGCCGTGCTTGCGAGGATTTCCGACGAGGCCTACTCGACCCCGGAAATCGTCAAGACAGCGCCGCATAACCAGGCGATCCACAGGCTAAAGAGTGCCGCCCTGGACGACCCGCAACATTGGGCCATGACCTGGCGCGCGTTCTTGCGCAAAAACAAAAAGCAGGCGAGTTGACCCAGGATCATCCGCGTAGCGGCACCGTCGATCAGGCGAGGCCGCTCATGAAACCTGATCAGAGCTAACAATCAGCCATCGAAGGTAGCAGCATGACAGCACAGGCTGGCGGCCTTCCTACAGGAAAACATCATGTCGATTTTCGAAACGGGCCTGGCGCCCTCGGCGGTCAATCATATGGCTTTGTCGCCACTGAGCTTCATCGAGCGCACGGCCTCTGTGTATGGCCAATACCCGGCGGTGATCCACGGCTCGATACGGCGTAACTGGCAGCAGACGTACGAACGCTGCCGACGGCTCGCCGATGCGCTCAGCGGGCGGGGGATCGGCAAGGGCGATACCGTGGCGGTGATGCTGCCCAACATCCCGGCGATGCTCGAGGCTCATTTTGGCGTGCCCATGATCGGCGCCGTGCTCAATACCTTGAACGTCCGCCTGGATGCCCAGGCTATCGCCTTCATGCTTGAACACGGCGAGGCCAAGGTATTGATCGCCGACCGTGAATTCCACGGTGTTGTCCAGGAGGCGTTGAGTCTGTTGTCGAAACCGCCATTGGTGGTCGATGTCGACGATCCAGAATTCGGCGAAGGCCGCGCCATCAGCCCGCTGGACTACGAAGCGTTTCTGGAGGAGGGCGACCCAGCGTTTGCCTGGCCATGGCCGGACGACGAATGGCAGGCGATTTCCCTCAACTACACGTCAGGCACCACGGGGAACCCCAAGGGCGTGGTCTATCACCACCGTGGGGCCTATCTCAATGCACTGGGCAATCAGATGACCTGGGCCATGGGAAATCATCCGGTGTATCTCTGGACCTTGCCGATGTTTCACTGCAATGGCTGGTGCTACCCGTGGACAGTGACTGCGCTGGCCGGTACTCACGTCTTTCTGCGCCGCGTGGATCCGCAGAAGATTCTCACCCTGATCGGTGAACACCGGGTCAGCCACCTGTGTGGCGCGCCGATCGTCCTGAATGCATTGGTCAACTTGCCGGACGCTTCCAGGGTCACGATTGATCACCCGGTCAGTGCGATGGTGGCCGGCGCCGCACCGCCGGCCAAGGTGATCGAAGCCGTCGAGGCCATGGGCATCAAGATCACTCATGTCTATGGCCTGACCGAGGTCTACGGCCCGGTGACGGTGTGTGCCTGGCACGCGCAGTGGGATGAGCGATCAGTGGACGAGCGTGCGAGGATCAAATCGCGCCAGGGTGTGCGCTACCCGACCCTGGAAGGCCTGATGGTCGCTGATCCGCAAACCCTTCAGCCGGTCGCCTGCGACGGGACCCGCATCGGCGAAATTTTCATGCGCGGGAACACCGTCATGAAGGGCTATTTGAAAAATCCGCAAGCCACCCAGGAAGCCTTCAAAGGCGGATGGTTCCATACCGGCGACCTGGCGGTTCGTCACCCCGACGGCTACGTCGAAATCAAAGATCGTCTCAAGGACATCATCATTTCCGGTGGCGAGAACATTTCCACCATCGAGGTCGAGAACGTTCTCTATCGGCATCCTGCGGTACTGGAAGCCGCCGTGGTTGCCCGCCCTGACGAAAAATGGGGCGAAACGCCCTGTGCCTTCATCACGCTCAAGCCCGGACATCAGGACATCCTGGAGGCGGACATCATCCTGTTCTGTCGTGAGCACCTGGCGGGGTTCAAGCTGCCCAAAACAGTGGTCTTCAGCGAGTTGCCGAAGACATCGACGGGCAAGATCCAGAAGTATGTGCTGCGCGATTGGGCCAAGGCACTTTGAGGCAATCTCTGTAGCGGACCTCAGCCATCTGCCGTTGGGATCAATCCCGCTTCCTGATAACTGAGGACGAGGTCATCGAACAGGCCGATGTCGAGTCGCGTCCGGGCGATGAGTTGGGCGCCGGCGATCGCGGTATAGATGGCGCGGCCGCGCCGCTCGCACACCTGCGGGCTGCCCAACCCGAGCTCGGCCAGCATGCTCGCCAGCCATGCGACGTTCATGTCCGCAAACGCCTTGATCTGGACTTTGACTGTTTCGGGCAGGTCCTCGTATTCCGCTGCCATGAAGCTCGACAGGCATAACCGGTTGCCGTCTTCCAGCGACTTGCGAAAGATCGACGGGTAGCGTTGCAGGCAGTGACGCGGGTCAGGATCGGCCTCGCGTATCGCCTCCAGGAGGCGGGAGGCGTCTTGCCAATAACGTTCGGCGACGGCGGCGCCCAGGTCAGCCTTGCTTGAGAAGTGGTAATAGATACTGGCGTTCTTGATCCCCACTGCCTCGCCGATGCTGCGGAAGTTGATGCCGTTGTAGCCATGCGCCTGAGCGGCTGCCTTGGCAGCTTCCAGGATGGCTTCGCGCGCGTTCTCGGTCACTCTCAACTCCTCGCTGATAGATCTGGTAACGGCGATTCTACTCGCACAAGCGTTTACCTGCCAATTGGAAGGTAGGGGTTGACAGGGTAAAAATGAGCAGCCAAGCTTTGCCTACCAATTGACAGGCAGGTGAAAGAAATGAGCGCTTCAAAACCTCAGCCAGATACCTCGGCAATCCCAATGATGAAAGTCCACGACTGGTTCGATGGCCCGTACCCCGCCCGCGTACGCATTGCCCTGGCGGAAAAAGGCCTGCTTTCGCGCGTCGAATTTGTCCCGGTGGATTTGTGGAAAGGCGAGCACAAGAAACCAGCGTTTCTGGCGATCAATTATTCCGGGACGCTACCGGTGCTGGAGTTGAACGACGGCACGCTCATTGCCGAGTGCACCGCCATTACCCAGTACCTGGATGCGCTGGATGGCAGCCCCACGCTTACCGGCGAAACGCCGGTCGAGAAGGGCGTCATCCACATGATGACCAAACGTGCCGAAATCGAATTTCTCGATGCGGTCAGTGTGTACTTCCATCACGCCACCGCCGGGCTGGGGCCGGAGGTCGAGCTTTATCAGCACCCCGAGTGGGGCGGTCGGATGCGCGACAAGGCCATCCGAGGCATGCACTATTTCGACAACTTGCTCGAAACCCAACCCTTCATTGCCGGCGACAAATTCTCGATGGCCGATATAGCGGTCCTGGGCGGCATGATCTTCGCCTCCCTGGTGAAACTGCCGGTGCCTGAGGAATGTGAAGCCTTGCGCGCGTGGCACGCCCGGATGCAGGAGCGTCCCAGCGTGCAGCAATGGCGGGCGATGGTTGAGCGTGGCGCACCGCAAAACTAGATCGCAGGACGCAGCAGGCCGACCCACTCCTGTACGGTGGGTCGTTGCCATTGACGCTGCGCGTATTCCACCAGCGCGGTGGGCAAGGCGTCGCCGTTGAGTATCAACCGGTTGAGCATCAATGCCAGGTCGACATCGGCAATCGACCATTGGCCGAACAGGTACTCCGGGCTGTCCGCCAGCAGTGCTTGTGCGGCACCGATCAGCTTGCGCGTCGCCGACTCGGCAGCGGGTGATAGAGGCCCGGACTTGAGACCATAGAACACCACCATTGTGGATCGCTCCTGGCGAATGGGCAGCAGGTCACTGCGCAGCCACGCCTGGACTTGCCGTGCCTTCGCGCGCTGCCGGTGGTCTTTTGGGTAAACCGGTATCAGCGGAAAAACATCGTCCAGATACTCAGTGATCGCCGACGACTCGGACAAGGCGAAGTCGCCATGTACGAGCGTGGGGACCCGCTGGGTCAGGGAGAGGCTGGCATAATCCTCGGCCTGGTTTTCGAGGGTGTCGAGGTCCAACGGAGTCATGTCGAATTCGATGCCCTTTTCGCGAAGTGCCACGAAAGCCGACAGGGCGTAAGGGCTGGTGAACTGGGCATCGACGTACAAGCGCAGGCGGGCATTATTCACGGGTTCATCTCCATATGCAGGAAGGAGACACGCTACGGGTTCCGAGGCGATAAATAAAATGCATGATTTTCATGGGCGTATTCCTGGCCGGAATGCGCTGCCAAATGCCTTTATTTGAGCGCAGGTGATTCAGCCTCCGTTCGCATCCCCCCGAAACCCGCCGAGCCCGGCTCAGGAATAAACCGGATAATCCACATATCCACGCTCATCGCCACCAAAGAAGGTGCTCGGGTCCGCCGAATTAAGGGGCAGCCGGTCGCGAATTCGCCGTGGCAGGTCTGGATTGGCCAGGAAGGGTCTGCCGAACGCAATGATGTCTGCGCGACCGTCGATCAGCGCCTGTTCCGCTGTCTCGGGGTCATAGCCACCGGCGATCATCAACACACCGTCCCATGCCGCGCGCAACTGGCCGATGATTTCATCCCAGCGCGGATCGAAGTGCTCGTCCTTGACGGTGCCAACCACGGCGGGCTCGACGAGGTGCAGATAGGCCAGCTTCCATTGATTCAGCGAACTCACGATGTAGCCGAATGTCGCCTGAGGTGTTTCATCGCCCATGCCCATGAAGCGTCCCATCGGCGTGAGGCGTACGCCTACCCGTTCTGCGCCCACTTCATCGATGACGGCGGCGACCACTTCCAGTAGCAACCGTGCGCGGTTTTCCAGGTTTCCGCCGTAGGCATCCTCGCGCTGGTTACTGTTGCTGTTGATGAATTGGTCCAGCAGGTAACCGTTGCCTGCATGAATTTCCACGCCGTCCATTCCTGCATCGAGCGCATTGCGCGCGGCCCGGCGGTAGTCGTGGATGATGTCGACAATCTCAGGGGCTTGCAGTGCTCGTGGCACCGGTACGTCGCTCCAGACCCCATTGCCATCCGCGTCGACGATGAACGTCTTGCCCGGCACCGGCAGTGCGCTTGGGGCAACCGGGCTTGCGTTGTCGGGTTGAAAGCTTGGATGGGACACACGGCCCACATGCCAGAGTTGCATGAAGATCAGGCCACCGTCCTTGTGCACTTGGCTGCTGACTTCACGCCAGGCTTGCACCTGTTCGGCGCTGTAGATGCCCGGCGTCCAGGCATAGCCCTGGCCCTGCCGGGAGATTTGCGTCGCCTCGGTAATGATCAACGCGGCGCTCGCACGCTGACGGTAATACTCGGCGTTCATGGCCGTTGGAACGTCGCCCGGTTGCCCGGCGCGAGAGCGTGTCAGCGGCGCCATCGCCACGCGATGAGGAAGTGTGAAGGGGCCCATTGCGATAGGTTGGAACAGATGCTGAGTCATGCGGTGTCTCCAGTTTTGGATGCAGAAGCAAGTTGGCGTCGGACGTTGGGTCAGGCACCGGATGACTTAAGTTAATCGGCGGGAGGCGGCTTGATAATCCGTGCAAAGCCCAACACTGCGTTGCGTGAAGCGCAACGCAGGGCAGGTCAGGAGGGCTGCTCCGAGCGGGTCAGGGGCAGGTTCAACCAGCGTCGGCCGGTGGCGTCTGCCACGGCGTTGCCGATGGCGGCGGCCATGGGACCCTGGACGATTTCGGCGGCGCCCAGGAACGGCTGTCCCGGTTGGTCGAGCAGATGAATGTCAACTTTCCTGGGCACCTGTGCAAAACGCAGGATCGGGTAGCCGCTCCAGTCGTAGCTGCGTATACCCCCGGCGTCATAGGAGACTTTTTCATACAGCGTCCAACTGGTGGATTGGACGATCCCGCCTTCGACCTGGTTGCGCAGGCCATCGGGATTGACGATCTGGCCGACGTCCACCGCCGTGACCACATGATCGACGTGTATTTCGCCGGTCTGCGGGTGTACCTGGAGACGTACCGCGATGGCGCAATAGCCCATGATGTTCTTGTACCGAGCAAACGCGAAACCGATACCGGCGCCAGGTTCGTCGCTTTTTTGCGGCCAGCCAATGGCGTCGCGAACCCGCTCCACCACGGCCCGTGCCCGGGGATCCACCAGGTGGGCCAAGCGCAAGGCAACCGGGTCGACCCCGGCCCTGGAGGCGAGCTCATCCATACACGCTTCGATCGCGAATATGTTGATGTGCGCACCCAGCGAGCGCATCGCCGAGGTGCGAAACGGCATCTGCGTGACGAAATTCATGTCGATGCGGGTGGAAGCCAGCTCGTACAGCGGCACGGCGTTGCGATCGCCATCGCCTTCAGGTTGGGCGATGGGCACCGAAGGCGCGGACGCGAACGGTCGAGCCAGCAGTCGCGCCGGCAGCAGTCGTCCGGCATTGACGATGCGTTCGTTGTGCGGCGTCGTCCACAGTTCGTAGTGCCAGTCCTGCAATCGACCTTGCGCATCCAGGTTGGCGTCGACCTCGGTGACCATCGCCGAGCTGTATGGCTCCCAGAGGTTTTCCTGCTCGCGCATCCATTGGACCCGGATCGGCATGCCCGGCATTCGCATGGCAATCAACGCGGCGTCGGCCGCCGCATCGTCTGCGCCGTTGTGGCCATAGCAGCCGGAGCCCTCGGTGTGGATACAGCGAACGCGCTCGGGAGGGAGCCGGACCATCTCGGCGATCCCGGCCCGCAACGGATACACGCCCTGGGTGTGAGTCCACACCGTGAGGGTGCCGTCCTTGAACCAGGCCACGGCGCAGGACGGGCCGATGGAGCCATGCATCAGGTATTGCTTGGTCACACGGGCCTGGTAGCGAATGTCGGTCGCGCCCTTGGCCGTGCCTTCATGGCTGATCGGATAGGGCCGTGAGGGCAGGCGCTTGAGCAACGCGTGGATGTCTGCGGATTCGGGTATGGCTTGTCCGCCGCTCCAGCGCGCCGATTCGTATCCGCTGCGCATCGCTTTGATCGCTTGCCATTCATCCCGCGCCACCACCGCAAGATAATTGCCGTCGCGAATGACCTGCACGACCCCGGAGAGCGCTTCGATCGACGCCGCATCAAAGCCCTGCAGGGTACAGCCGGGGCGGGGTGGGCGAATCACCCGAGCGTGCAGCATGCCCGGTAAACGGATGTCCTGGACAAACGCGGCGCCACCGCTGACTTTGGCGGGGATATCCAGCCGTTGCAGCGAATGGCCGATCAGTTTGAATGGCATCGCAGGCGGTGCCGGCGAATCGGATTTGGCGTAGCGATGCAGATCGACGTGCTTGACGGCGTCGGCGTAGGCCATGCGTTGTCCGCTGGGGCCGAGAATGATGCCGTCCCGGGTCGTCAACAGCGCAGGCGTGACTTCCCAGCTACGCCCCGCCGACTCCAGCAGCAGTTCACGCACTTGCGCCGCCGCGTTGAACAGCGCGGTCCCGCTGTCGAAAATACTGTGACTGCCGGCGGTGTAGCCTTCGTTGGGTGTCAGCGCCGTGTCGGCGGTGAGCAAGTTGATCGCCGACGGGGAGACTTCCAGGCGTTCAGCGGCGATTTGCAGCAGAGCAGTCTTGACCCCAGTGCCCAATTCAACCTTGCCGGTGTAGACGGTGATGCCGTCTGGGTCGACGCGGATCCAGGCATCGAGATAGGGGTTGGTGCGCAGGCTGCCGGGCAGGTCTGGAGCCAGCACCACCGTGCCAAGGGTATCGACTTCGGTGTCCGCCCATGCACGTCGCGCCGCTGGCGCCAGCGTAAATGCCACCAACAAGGCGCTCCCCCGCAAAAACGCGCGGCGGCTGTAATCGGCGGTTTTAATCCCGGTCATAAAACACTCCCGTTTTGCCTGGCAACTTGGTTGATCGCGTCGATAATTCGCAAGTGGGTGCCGCAGCGACACAGGTTGCCGGACATGTGTTCTCGGATGGTCTGTTCATCCGGATGAGGGTTGCTCTCCAGCAATGCCTGCGCACGCATCAGCATCCCGGCGATGCAGTAGCCGCACTGGGCCGCCTGTTTGTCGATGAAGGCCGCTTGCAACGGGCCGGGATGGTCGGCTGTGCCGAGGCTTTCCACCGTTCGAACCTGCTTGCCGCCAAGGCCTGCGCAAGGGGTCACGCAGGAAAATACAGGCTGGTCATCGACGATGACCGTGCAAGCGCCGCATTGTCCCAGGCCGCACCCGTACTTGGCGCCGTTGAGCCCCAGGTGGTTGCGCAGCGCATAGAGCAGCGGCATGTCGGGATCGAGGTCCAATGCGTGGGCCGAGCCGTTGACGTTGAGCGTGACTTGGGTCATTTCGTCTCCTGACGTATCGCTTCGAGAATGGGGGAAAGGTCGGTCCAGGCTTGCTCGGGTCTGGCTTGCCGGCGCAGGTAGGCGGCGATTGCGCTGAGTTGAGCGTCGTCGAGACTGTCGGCGAACGGCGGCATCACCGGTCCCGGACTGCCTGGCGTTGCGGGGATGCCTTCGAGCACGGTCTTGAGGAAATTGCGCGGGCTCGGCGCTTGCAGGGTTGAGGTACGATCCAACGGCGGACGCTCGTCGATTTCGCGCATCGGTGCGGCCGGCCCATGGCAGCCGGCACAGGCGCTGGCGAACAGCAGGGCGCCAGTGGTTTGATCGGCGGTCTCGATATTTTTGGCGCCGGGTTGGATCTCGGTGACGGCAGCCCTGGCGGGAAGACTCAGCAGGTACTCGGCGATTGCCTCTGCGTCGCCGACCGGCAAGCGCGCCAGGCTGAGGCTGACCGGACGCATCGGGCCGGCAGCAGTCCCATGTCCATCCACCACTTCGCCGCGCAGGTAGTTCACCAGTTGTTCGTTGTTCCACCCATTGGCGCGACGGCTCATGCCCAGCAGCGAAGGCGCGTCCCAGCCATCCACGGATCCGCCGGCCAGGCTTTCGCCGGACTTCTCGGCACCGATCAGGTTCAGCGGGGAATGACAGCCCGCGCAATGGCCGGGGCCTTCGACCAGGTAGCGCCCGCGGTTCCATGCCTCGGATTGCTGCGCCACTGGCGTCAATGGCTGTCCGTGCAGGAACAGCAAATTCCAGAACGACACCAGCGGCCGGATGTTCATCGGGAAATTCATACGGTTTTGCCGGGCCGGGGAGTGCACGGCCGGGCCGCTCATCAAATACCCATAGGCGTCGGCAATGTCGCCCGCCGTCATGCGCCGGTAATGAACGTACGGGAACGCCGGATACAGGAAGTGGCCATCGCGGGCGATTCCTTCACGCATCGCCCGCTCGAACGCCGGCAATGACCATTGGCCAATGCCCGTCTGCGGATCGGGTGTGAGGTTTGTGCTGTAGAGCGTGCCGAACGGCGTCACCAGAGGCAACCCTCCGGCCATGTACGGACCGCCGGGGCGCGTATGGCAGACCGCACAATCACCCGCTTCGACGACTCGCGCACCGCGTTGCAACTGCGCGGCATCGAACGTTCGCGGGCGCTCGATGGGCGCAATCGCCGGGCGCCACATCAGCAGGGCGGCACCGATCGCGCCTATCGAAGCCAGGACCGCGACGCCGATCCATAGCGGCCTGGACCTCATGGAAATGCCCATCATGAGCATTCCAGGCGCCAGGCAGGCGCGATGAACATTGAGAATGGATTCGAGGTCATGAACGGCTCCTTGGGCAACCGGGGAAGGGCGCCGATGGGAAGTCCTGCGCCGAGTGCCCAAGGGTAGAGAAGAGCCGCGCGCCGGAGTATCAGCGGATCGCGCAAAGGCCCGTTGCGCCAAGCGCAACACCGCTGGCGTTGCGTGCCGCGCATCACTGCGTTGCCGGTGCGATGGATTCTCGCAACTGACGGCGGCCCTTAGCCTTGGCATCACTTTCCCGAACCTACCGAGGTGTCATCATGCTCATGGGCAATCCCGCAGCGACGGCCAAGGCCGAACAATCCGCATCACTTTCCGGCCTGATGGTCGCGTTCCTGGCGTTCTGCTGCGGCGCGGTCGTGGCCAATCTCTATTACGCCCAGCCGATTGTCGAACTGATCGCGCCGCAGATCGGCCTGTCCAGCGCCAATGCGAGCCTGATCGTGTCATTGACCCAATTTGGCTACGCACTGGGCCTGTTGTTGCTGGTGCCGCTGGCTGACCTTGCGGAGAACCGGCGCCTGGTGGTGGGCTTCACACTCGCGTCGAGCGTTGCCCTGTTGTGTGCCGGGCTGACGCATTCGCCGTCGATATTCCTCGTATTGTCATTGCTGATCGGCCTCACATCGGTCGCGGTGCAGATCCTGGTGCCGCTGGCGGCGCACCTGGCGCCTGAAGCGACCCGTGGCCGCGTGGTGGGCAACATCATGAGCGGCCTGTTGCTGGGCATCCTGCTGTCGCGTCCGCTGTCGAGCCTGCTGGTCAACGTGTTCGGCTGGCGCGGGGTGTTCTTCAGTGCGGCGGCACTGATGGCCGTCATCGCGATGATCACTGCGGTTGCGTTGCCGCGCCGCGTGCCGACGCATCGGGCGACTTACGCGGCGCTGATCGGCTCGGTGTTCGCGCTGGCTCGGCGCCATTCGGTCCTGCGTCAACGTTCGTTGTACCAGGGATTGTTG
Encoded proteins:
- the gcvPA gene encoding aminomethyl-transferring glycine dehydrogenase subunit GcvPA, with protein sequence MSNHVAHPYMANSVPALKQAMLDSIGVDSIEALFQQIPQAHRLQRPINLPPTLNESELRRHLISTLSKNKTCEQNLNFLGAGCWQHHVPAACDEVVRRNEWLTSVFGEPSSDHGRNQAWFEFCSQLGELLNMDLVGLPVRSWGCAAGHALRMATRITGRNEVAVVRAIDPERLSIIRNYCEPIDMPSHITVRLVDYDPATGLLDLSHLRASIGAQTAAVYFETPSYFGVIEQQGAEIAAIAHEAGAEVIVGVDPISLGVLAAPIDFGADIVVGTTQPLGVHMHCGGGVSGFIATRDEERYAHQYPTLFISIGETTQPGEYGFGLSLFEQSSYGLRDKGNDWTGHSVYMWAIANAVYMALMGPKGFEDVGNLILQRSHYAAKLLGEIPGVRVTFPSGFFKEFVVDFSATGLSVKDINKQLLAQGIFGGKDLTQDFPELGASALYCVTEIHTLADLERLAAALKGVIAQ
- the gcvPB gene encoding aminomethyl-transferring glycine dehydrogenase subunit GcvPB — protein: MNTPLKQYHAPVWSEPVILEMGYPGRRGVIFSTAEEAVQAAVGSGADLVPAKMRRSRKPALPEMSEPEVLYHYLRLSQQTLGMMNISLFGTCTMKYNAQINEATAWRPEITHVHPYQDEDTLQGALEVVHGMDMILRELSGMDQFIFQAGGGADAAYTSCAVTRAYHASKGELAQRDEIITTIQTHPSSAATAAAAGFKVVTLMIEENGYPSLESLKAAVSNRTAALMVNNPDDMGVYNPEIREWVRVVHEAGGLCFYDHANFNGAMTRIRARELGFDACMFMLHKTFGAPKSGVGGPAVGAYGCSAQLAPFLPAPVVAFDGERYRLDHDRPQSTGKIREFWGNVPVVLKAYAWSRAMGAEGMAQASDISVLANNYMEKGLLAIRGVTRSHPEATSPRMEMTRYSLEQLKEDTGVDVHDVQNRMSDFGIDPMWSSHHPWLVPEPFTPEPGEMYGKEALDTWIAVLARISDEAYSTPEIVKTAPHNQAIHRLKSAALDDPQHWAMTWRAFLRKNKKQAS
- a CDS encoding acyl-CoA synthetase gives rise to the protein MSIFETGLAPSAVNHMALSPLSFIERTASVYGQYPAVIHGSIRRNWQQTYERCRRLADALSGRGIGKGDTVAVMLPNIPAMLEAHFGVPMIGAVLNTLNVRLDAQAIAFMLEHGEAKVLIADREFHGVVQEALSLLSKPPLVVDVDDPEFGEGRAISPLDYEAFLEEGDPAFAWPWPDDEWQAISLNYTSGTTGNPKGVVYHHRGAYLNALGNQMTWAMGNHPVYLWTLPMFHCNGWCYPWTVTALAGTHVFLRRVDPQKILTLIGEHRVSHLCGAPIVLNALVNLPDASRVTIDHPVSAMVAGAAPPAKVIEAVEAMGIKITHVYGLTEVYGPVTVCAWHAQWDERSVDERARIKSRQGVRYPTLEGLMVADPQTLQPVACDGTRIGEIFMRGNTVMKGYLKNPQATQEAFKGGWFHTGDLAVRHPDGYVEIKDRLKDIIISGGENISTIEVENVLYRHPAVLEAAVVARPDEKWGETPCAFITLKPGHQDILEADIILFCREHLAGFKLPKTVVFSELPKTSTGKIQKYVLRDWAKAL
- a CDS encoding TetR/AcrR family transcriptional regulator, which produces MTENAREAILEAAKAAAQAHGYNGINFRSIGEAVGIKNASIYYHFSSKADLGAAVAERYWQDASRLLEAIREADPDPRHCLQRYPSIFRKSLEDGNRLCLSSFMAAEYEDLPETVKVQIKAFADMNVAWLASMLAELGLGSPQVCERRGRAIYTAIAGAQLIARTRLDIGLFDDLVLSYQEAGLIPTADG
- a CDS encoding glutathione S-transferase — encoded protein: MSASKPQPDTSAIPMMKVHDWFDGPYPARVRIALAEKGLLSRVEFVPVDLWKGEHKKPAFLAINYSGTLPVLELNDGTLIAECTAITQYLDALDGSPTLTGETPVEKGVIHMMTKRAEIEFLDAVSVYFHHATAGLGPEVELYQHPEWGGRMRDKAIRGMHYFDNLLETQPFIAGDKFSMADIAVLGGMIFASLVKLPVPEECEALRAWHARMQERPSVQQWRAMVERGAPQN